In Pseudomonas deceptionensis, a single window of DNA contains:
- a CDS encoding ArsR/SmtB family transcription factor gives MPIDLDEIIKALAHPVRREILNALKDPDTSFPDQIHSTEHGVCAGQFDQLCGLSQSTVSAHLATLQRAGLITSQKHGQWHFFKRNEETIKAFLEKISQEL, from the coding sequence ATGCCTATTGACCTCGACGAAATAATAAAAGCCCTGGCACACCCAGTACGCCGAGAAATTCTCAACGCTCTCAAAGACCCTGACACCTCGTTCCCTGACCAAATCCACTCCACCGAACATGGCGTATGTGCCGGTCAGTTTGATCAACTCTGCGGCCTGTCGCAGTCGACGGTCTCTGCCCACCTGGCAACGCTGCAACGAGCGGGCCTGATTACCAGCCAAAAACACGGTCAGTGGCACTTCTTCAAACGTAACGAGGAAACCATCAAGGCCTTCCTCGAAAAAATCAGCCAAGAGCTTTAA
- a CDS encoding MFS transporter — MPLSLLILALSAFAIGTTEFVIMGLLPDVAADLGVSIPGAGWLVTGYALGVAIGAPFMALATAKLPRKAALVTLMVIFIIGNLLCALASDYNVLMFARVVTALCHGAFFGIGSVVAAGLVPANKRASAVALMFTGLTLANVLGVPLGTALGQAAGWRSTFFAVTVIGVVALIGLIRFLPAKRDEEKLDMRAELAALKGAGIWLSLSMTALFSASMFTLFTYVAPLLGDVTGISPSGVTWTLLLIGLGLTVGNIIGGKLADKRLAATLIGVFIAMAVMSTVLTWTSVAVIPTEITLFLWAAASFAAVPALQINVVTFGKAAPNLVSTLNIGAFNVGNALGAWVGGSVIAHGFGLTSVPLAAAALAILALLVTLITFRQNGNAELATATN; from the coding sequence ATGCCACTCTCGCTACTCATTCTGGCGCTAAGCGCTTTCGCCATCGGGACCACCGAGTTCGTGATCATGGGCTTGCTGCCTGATGTCGCGGCCGATCTGGGCGTGTCCATCCCCGGTGCCGGCTGGCTTGTGACCGGTTACGCGCTGGGCGTGGCCATCGGGGCTCCGTTCATGGCACTGGCTACCGCCAAGTTGCCGCGCAAAGCCGCCCTGGTAACGTTGATGGTGATCTTTATCATCGGCAACCTGTTGTGCGCACTGGCCAGTGATTACAACGTGCTGATGTTTGCCCGCGTAGTGACAGCCCTGTGCCACGGCGCGTTCTTCGGGATTGGCTCTGTCGTCGCAGCAGGCCTGGTGCCTGCCAACAAGCGCGCTTCAGCGGTGGCATTGATGTTCACCGGCCTTACGCTGGCCAACGTGCTGGGCGTTCCCCTGGGCACCGCCCTGGGTCAGGCCGCAGGTTGGCGCTCGACGTTCTTTGCCGTCACCGTGATCGGTGTGGTGGCCCTGATAGGCCTGATCCGCTTCTTGCCCGCCAAGCGTGACGAAGAAAAACTCGACATGCGTGCCGAACTGGCCGCACTCAAAGGGGCTGGCATCTGGCTGTCCCTGAGCATGACTGCACTGTTTTCCGCATCGATGTTTACCCTGTTCACCTATGTGGCGCCCCTGCTCGGTGATGTCACCGGCATCTCGCCAAGCGGCGTGACCTGGACCTTGCTGCTGATCGGCCTGGGCCTGACGGTGGGCAACATCATCGGCGGCAAGCTGGCCGACAAACGTCTGGCCGCTACCCTGATCGGTGTTTTTATCGCGATGGCAGTGATGTCGACCGTACTGACCTGGACCAGCGTCGCCGTGATCCCGACCGAAATCACCCTCTTCCTGTGGGCCGCCGCCTCGTTTGCCGCCGTACCGGCGCTGCAGATCAACGTCGTGACCTTCGGCAAGGCAGCACCCAACCTGGTTTCGACCTTGAACATCGGTGCTTTCAACGTCGGCAATGCCCTGGGCGCCTGGGTTGGCGGCAGCGTCATCGCCCACGGTTTCGGCCTCACCAGCGTTCCGCTGGCCGCTGCAGCGCTGGCGATTCTGGCGCTGCTGGTCACCCTGATTACTTTTCGCCAGAACGGCAATGCCGAGCTGGCAACTGCCACAAACTGA
- a CDS encoding alkene reductase: MTTIFDPIKLGDLELPNRIIMAPLTRCRADEGRVPNALMAEYYVQRASAGLILSEATSVTPMGVGYPDTPGIWSNDQVRGWTNITKAVHAAGGRIALQLWHVGRISHPMYLNGEAPVAPSAIAAKGHVSLVRPKVDFPTPRALETAEIADIVEAYRTGAENAKAAGFDGVEIHGANGYLLDQFLQSSTNKRTDQYGGSVENRARLLLEVTDAAIDVWGAGRVGVHLSPRADLHDMGDDNLAETFGYVARELGKRGIAYICAREHVAADSLGSQLKEAFGGPYIANESFTKESANAWLAAGKADAVAFGVPFIANPDLPARLKTDAPLNEAHPDTFYSKGAQGYIDYPVL; the protein is encoded by the coding sequence ATGACTACGATTTTCGATCCGATCAAGCTGGGCGACCTCGAACTGCCCAACCGCATCATCATGGCTCCGCTAACTCGCTGCCGTGCCGATGAAGGTCGGGTTCCAAACGCACTGATGGCCGAATACTACGTTCAGCGCGCATCGGCCGGCCTGATCCTGAGCGAAGCCACGTCGGTGACCCCAATGGGGGTCGGCTACCCGGATACCCCGGGCATCTGGTCCAACGATCAGGTTCGCGGCTGGACCAACATCACCAAGGCTGTACACGCTGCCGGTGGCCGCATCGCCCTGCAGCTGTGGCATGTTGGCCGCATCTCGCACCCGATGTACCTGAACGGCGAAGCACCTGTTGCCCCTAGCGCCATTGCTGCCAAAGGCCACGTCAGCCTGGTTCGTCCAAAGGTTGATTTCCCGACGCCACGGGCACTGGAAACCGCTGAGATCGCCGATATTGTCGAGGCCTACCGCACAGGCGCCGAAAACGCCAAAGCGGCAGGTTTTGATGGCGTGGAAATCCATGGTGCCAACGGTTACCTGCTCGATCAGTTCCTGCAAAGCAGCACCAACAAGCGCACCGACCAGTACGGCGGCAGCGTAGAGAACCGCGCCCGTCTGTTGCTGGAAGTCACCGATGCAGCCATCGATGTGTGGGGCGCAGGCCGCGTGGGCGTGCATTTGTCGCCACGTGCCGACTTGCACGACATGGGTGATGACAACCTGGCTGAAACCTTTGGTTATGTAGCCCGCGAGCTGGGCAAGCGTGGCATCGCCTATATCTGTGCCCGCGAGCATGTGGCCGCAGACAGCCTCGGCTCACAGCTCAAGGAAGCCTTTGGCGGCCCGTACATCGCCAACGAAAGCTTCACCAAGGAAAGCGCCAATGCCTGGCTGGCTGCCGGCAAGGCTGACGCTGTAGCCTTCGGCGTACCGTTTATCGCCAACCCAGACCTGCCTGCACGCCTGAAAACCGATGCACCGCTCAATGAGGCGCACCCGGACACCTTCTATTCCAAAGGTGCACAAGGCTACATCGACTATCCAGTGCTGTAA
- the rpoS gene encoding RNA polymerase sigma factor RpoS, whose protein sequence is MALNKEAPGFDIDDEVLLMDSNIDSDLMSEEDESPPTARTKSKKAPATKQHKYIDYTRALDATQLYLNEIGFSPLLSPAEEVHFARLSQSGDPAGRKRMIESNLRLVVKIARRYVNRGLSLLDLIEEGNLGLIRAVEKFDPERGFRFSTYATWWIRQTIERAIMNQTRTIRLPIHVVKELNVYLRAARELTQKLDHEPSPEEIANLLEKPVSEVKRMLGLNERVSSVDVSLGPDSDKTLLDTLTDDRPTDPCELLQDDDLSQSIDQWLSELTDKQREVVIRRFGLRGHESSTLEDVGLEIGLTRERVRQIQVEGLKRLREILERNGLSSESLFQ, encoded by the coding sequence ATGGCTCTCAACAAAGAAGCGCCGGGGTTTGACATCGACGATGAGGTGCTCCTTATGGACTCCAACATCGATAGCGACTTGATGTCAGAAGAAGACGAGTCACCCCCTACAGCTCGAACCAAGTCCAAAAAAGCACCTGCAACAAAACAGCACAAGTACATTGACTACACACGGGCGCTAGACGCGACCCAGCTGTACCTCAATGAAATTGGCTTCTCCCCGTTGCTCTCACCCGCAGAAGAAGTTCACTTTGCACGCTTGTCGCAAAGTGGAGATCCGGCCGGGCGCAAGCGCATGATTGAAAGTAACTTGCGACTGGTGGTGAAAATCGCCCGGCGCTATGTCAATCGTGGGCTCTCGCTGCTGGACCTGATCGAAGAGGGCAACCTGGGGCTGATCCGGGCCGTCGAGAAATTTGACCCCGAACGTGGGTTCCGCTTCTCGACTTACGCCACCTGGTGGATCCGGCAAACGATTGAACGGGCGATCATGAATCAGACCCGCACCATCCGTTTACCGATCCATGTGGTCAAAGAGCTCAACGTCTATCTGCGGGCTGCACGTGAACTCACGCAAAAGCTCGATCACGAACCCTCCCCTGAAGAAATCGCCAATCTGCTCGAGAAGCCAGTCTCCGAAGTCAAGCGCATGCTTGGGCTCAATGAACGGGTGTCTTCGGTAGACGTTTCCTTGGGCCCTGACTCTGACAAAACACTGCTCGATACCCTGACTGACGACCGGCCTACAGATCCTTGTGAGCTGCTTCAGGACGATGACTTGTCGCAGAGCATTGACCAGTGGTTGTCCGAGCTTACTGACAAGCAGCGCGAAGTGGTGATACGCCGTTTCGGGTTGCGGGGTCATGAAAGCAGTACCCTTGAAGACGTGGGGCTGGAAATTGGCCTGACACGTGAACGCGTGCGCCAGATCCAGGTCGAGGGGCTCAAGCGTCTGCGAGAGATTCTTGAGCGCAACGGTCTGTCGAGCGAGTCGCTGTTCCAATAA
- a CDS encoding peptidoglycan DD-metalloendopeptidase family protein, which translates to MSLTVIAQRMGTKSYQRLVAGLFLSATLALLAACSSTPKNGVNVVDRNGVAQRPAVTTGQYVVRRGDTLFSIAFRYGWDWKALAARNNIAAPFTIVPGQTIRFDGRAGTKPEGGTTTTVVSSSSGSKTTVIKRSGAATTAPAAVAPLPAGPAPKGWGWPSDGILIGKFSSNGSLNKGIDIAGDLGQPVLAASDGSVVYAGSGLRGYGELVIIKHSDTYVSAYGHNRRLLVREGQQVKVGQTIAEMGSTGTDRVKLHFEIRRQGKPVDPLQFLPRR; encoded by the coding sequence GTGAGTCTCACAGTCATTGCGCAGCGTATGGGTACCAAAAGCTATCAGAGACTGGTGGCCGGTCTATTCCTGAGTGCCACACTGGCTTTGCTGGCAGCGTGTTCCAGCACCCCGAAAAATGGCGTAAACGTCGTTGACCGTAACGGGGTGGCCCAGCGGCCGGCAGTGACCACGGGCCAGTACGTCGTGCGTCGTGGCGATACGCTGTTCTCAATTGCCTTTCGCTACGGCTGGGACTGGAAGGCTTTGGCGGCACGAAACAATATCGCGGCTCCGTTCACTATTGTCCCAGGTCAAACAATCCGCTTCGACGGACGCGCTGGAACCAAGCCTGAAGGTGGCACGACAACGACCGTAGTCTCGTCTTCCTCGGGCAGCAAAACGACAGTTATCAAGCGTTCAGGCGCCGCAACTACAGCGCCTGCGGCGGTTGCACCCCTGCCGGCAGGGCCTGCACCCAAGGGGTGGGGATGGCCCTCTGATGGCATTCTGATAGGCAAATTTTCTTCAAACGGTAGTTTGAATAAAGGTATTGATATCGCCGGAGATTTGGGACAGCCTGTTTTAGCTGCGTCTGATGGTTCGGTTGTTTACGCTGGCAGTGGATTGAGGGGCTACGGCGAACTGGTAATCATCAAACACAGTGATACCTACGTCAGTGCTTACGGACATAACCGTAGGCTGTTGGTTCGGGAGGGGCAGCAGGTCAAGGTCGGACAGACAATTGCCGAAATGGGGTCAACTGGTACAGACCGGGTGAAACTTCACTTTGAGATTCGCCGCCAAGGTAAACCTGTAGATCCATTGCAATTCCTTCCTCGCCGTTGA
- a CDS encoding protein-L-isoaspartate(D-aspartate) O-methyltransferase — MTSERTRERLIQRLREEGIVNQNVLEVIRRTPRHLFVDEALAHRAYEDTALPIGNNQTISQPYMVARMSELLLEDGPLDKVMEIGTGSGYQTAVLSQLVERIFSVERIKVLQDRAKERLLELNLRNVVFRWGDGWEGWPALAPYNGIIVTAVATDVPQALLDQLAPGGRLVIPVGSGEVQQLMLIVREEHGFARRVIGNVRFVPLLNGPLA, encoded by the coding sequence ATGACTTCAGAGCGCACTCGTGAGCGGCTGATTCAGCGCCTGCGTGAAGAGGGCATCGTTAACCAGAACGTGCTTGAGGTCATTCGTCGTACACCACGGCATTTGTTCGTGGATGAGGCCCTGGCCCATCGGGCCTACGAAGACACCGCGCTGCCGATCGGTAATAACCAGACCATTTCCCAGCCTTACATGGTGGCGCGCATGAGCGAGCTGCTGCTTGAGGACGGGCCGCTGGATAAGGTGATGGAGATCGGCACCGGCTCGGGTTATCAAACGGCCGTACTCTCGCAGCTGGTTGAGCGGATTTTTTCGGTAGAGCGCATCAAGGTGCTGCAAGACCGGGCCAAAGAGCGGCTGCTTGAACTCAACCTGCGCAACGTGGTGTTCCGCTGGGGCGATGGCTGGGAAGGCTGGCCCGCGCTGGCACCTTACAACGGCATTATCGTAACGGCAGTGGCCACCGATGTACCTCAGGCATTGCTGGATCAGCTGGCTCCCGGTGGGCGCCTGGTGATCCCGGTGGGCTCGGGCGAGGTGCAGCAACTGATGTTGATCGTGCGCGAAGAGCACGGTTTTGCCAGGCGGGTGATCGGCAATGTGCGCTTCGTGCCGCTGCTCAACGGGCCGCTGGCCTGA
- the surE gene encoding 5'/3'-nucleotidase SurE, with the protein MRILISNDDGVTAPGLAALYGALADYAECVVIAPEQDKSGASSSLTLDRPLHPNTLANGFISINGTPTDCVHLGLHGLLEQQPDMVVSGINLGANLGDDVLYSGTVAAALEGRFLDRPSFAFSLVSRQVDNLPTAAFFARKLLEAHASLDLPPRTVLNVNIPNLPLEKIRGIQLTRLGHRARAAAPVRVVDPRGRAGYWIAAAGDAEDGGPGTDFHAVMQGYVSITPLQLDRTFGDGFKNLNSWLEGMG; encoded by the coding sequence ATGCGTATTCTGATTTCAAATGATGATGGGGTGACTGCCCCGGGCCTGGCTGCGCTCTATGGCGCATTGGCCGATTACGCCGAGTGCGTGGTCATTGCGCCCGAGCAGGACAAAAGCGGAGCGAGCAGCTCGCTGACGCTGGACCGTCCCTTGCATCCGAACACCTTGGCCAATGGCTTTATCAGCATCAATGGCACACCCACCGATTGCGTGCACCTGGGCCTTCACGGCTTGCTGGAGCAGCAGCCGGACATGGTGGTATCAGGCATAAACCTGGGCGCCAATCTGGGTGATGACGTGTTGTATTCCGGCACTGTGGCGGCGGCACTTGAGGGGCGCTTTCTGGATCGTCCTTCATTTGCCTTTTCGCTGGTGTCGCGCCAGGTGGACAACTTGCCGACTGCAGCGTTTTTTGCCCGTAAGCTGCTTGAAGCCCACGCATCGCTGGACTTGCCGCCGCGTACGGTCCTCAATGTGAACATACCTAACTTGCCGCTCGAGAAAATTCGCGGCATTCAACTGACCCGCCTGGGGCATCGCGCACGCGCAGCTGCGCCGGTTCGGGTGGTTGATCCACGGGGCAGGGCCGGCTACTGGATTGCTGCGGCAGGTGACGCCGAGGACGGCGGGCCGGGTACGGATTTCCATGCGGTGATGCAGGGGTATGTCTCGATCACGCCGCTGCAACTGGATCGCACCTTTGGTGATGGCTTCAAAAACCTCAATAGCTGGCTGGAGGGCATGGGCTAA
- the truD gene encoding tRNA pseudouridine(13) synthase TruD has translation MNEFELLGPRAYGEALGTAVLKATAEDFQVDEVLDIPLSGDGEHLWLWVEKRGLNTEEAARRIAKAAGVPLRTVSYAGLKDRQALTRQWFSVQLPGKADPDLSGAENDTLKILKTSRHKRKLQRGAHAANGFTLRLTQMAGDKDALEQRLQLIARQGVPNYFGTQRFGWQGGNLGEARDYAARKALPEQRNVRSRLLSTARSYLFNQVLAARVADGSWQRAQVGDLLAFTDSRSFFPAGEAECSDPRLAILDLHPTGPQWGEGESPTTGVTHALEQSIAEREAALRDWLVRAGMSHERRILRLPIGRLTWHYPEPDILQLEFVLPAGCFATVLVRELVDLVPLDQTESLCVF, from the coding sequence ATGAACGAGTTTGAGTTGCTGGGCCCGCGAGCCTACGGCGAAGCCTTGGGCACAGCGGTGCTCAAAGCCACGGCAGAGGATTTCCAGGTCGACGAAGTACTGGATATCCCGCTGTCCGGAGACGGCGAGCACCTATGGTTGTGGGTCGAAAAACGCGGTCTGAACACCGAAGAAGCAGCCCGGCGCATTGCCAAGGCGGCGGGCGTGCCTTTGCGCACGGTCAGCTACGCGGGCCTCAAGGACCGTCAGGCGCTGACCCGCCAGTGGTTCAGCGTGCAGTTGCCGGGCAAGGCAGACCCTGACTTGTCGGGCGCAGAAAACGACACGCTGAAAATTCTCAAAACCTCACGCCACAAACGCAAATTGCAGCGTGGGGCCCATGCGGCCAACGGTTTCACCTTGCGCCTGACGCAAATGGCCGGGGACAAAGACGCACTGGAACAGCGCCTTCAGCTGATAGCCAGGCAGGGCGTGCCGAACTACTTCGGTACCCAGCGTTTCGGCTGGCAGGGCGGCAACCTTGGCGAGGCCCGTGACTATGCTGCGCGCAAGGCCTTGCCTGAGCAGCGCAACGTTCGTTCGCGGTTGCTGTCCACCGCCCGCAGCTATCTGTTCAATCAGGTGCTGGCGGCGCGGGTGGCCGATGGCAGCTGGCAGCGGGCACAGGTCGGCGATTTGCTGGCCTTTACCGACAGCCGCAGTTTTTTTCCGGCTGGCGAGGCCGAGTGCAGCGACCCGCGTCTGGCCATTCTCGACCTCCACCCCACCGGTCCGCAGTGGGGTGAAGGCGAATCACCGACCACCGGCGTGACCCACGCGCTGGAGCAGTCCATCGCAGAGCGCGAAGCGGCACTGCGTGACTGGCTGGTCCGGGCCGGCATGAGCCATGAGCGCCGCATCCTGCGACTGCCCATTGGCCGGTTGACGTGGCATTATCCGGAGCCTGACATTCTGCAACTGGAATTTGTTTTGCCGGCCGGATGCTTCGCCACTGTCCTGGTGCGAGAGCTTGTTGATCTGGTGCCGTTGGATCAAACGGAAAGCCTATGCGTATTCTGA
- the ispF gene encoding 2-C-methyl-D-erythritol 2,4-cyclodiphosphate synthase, with protein sequence MRIGHGYDVHCFAEGDFITLGGVRISHKFGLLAHSDGDVLLHALSDALLGAAALGDIGKHFPDTDPTFKGADSRVLLRHVVGLIHAKGWKVGNVDNTIIAQAPKMAPHIETMRALIAADLEVDLDQVNVKATTTEKLGFVGREEGIAVHSIALLVRA encoded by the coding sequence ATGCGTATTGGCCACGGCTATGATGTGCACTGTTTTGCTGAAGGCGATTTCATAACGTTGGGCGGCGTGCGGATCTCCCATAAATTCGGGCTGTTGGCCCACTCTGATGGCGATGTCTTGTTGCACGCCCTCAGCGATGCCTTGCTGGGTGCTGCCGCACTGGGCGACATCGGCAAGCATTTTCCGGACACCGATCCGACTTTCAAGGGCGCTGACAGCCGCGTCCTGTTGCGTCATGTCGTGGGTCTGATCCATGCCAAGGGCTGGAAAGTCGGTAATGTCGACAACACCATTATTGCTCAGGCGCCGAAAATGGCACCGCATATTGAAACGATGCGTGCGCTGATTGCGGCGGATCTAGAGGTTGATTTGGACCAGGTAAACGTAAAGGCCACTACTACCGAGAAACTCGGTTTCGTTGGGCGTGAAGAAGGTATCGCGGTGCATTCCATCGCGTTGTTGGTTCGCGCATGA
- the fghA gene encoding S-formylglutathione hydrolase, with protein MSLENLSCQKSFGGWHKRYKHHSEVLGCDMVFAVYLPPQAEQGAKLPVLYWLSGLTCNDENFMHKAGAMKMAAELGLIIVAPDTSPRGEGVPDDPQGAWDFGLGAGFYLNATQEPWAKHYRMHDYVVQELPALVEAHFPASQKRGISGHSMGGHGALVCALRNPGRYQSVSAFAPISNPMDCPWGQKAFSHYLGEERARWREWDASVLMAEAREKLPLLVDQGDRDDFLAVQLKPEVLQQAARMADYPLTLRLQPGYDHSYFFIASFIDDHLRHHANALSC; from the coding sequence ATGAGCCTGGAAAACCTGTCCTGCCAGAAAAGTTTCGGTGGCTGGCATAAACGCTACAAGCACCACTCTGAGGTGCTTGGCTGCGACATGGTATTTGCCGTGTACTTGCCACCCCAGGCCGAGCAGGGCGCAAAGCTGCCGGTGCTGTACTGGCTGTCTGGCCTGACCTGTAACGATGAAAACTTCATGCATAAGGCCGGTGCGATGAAGATGGCCGCCGAACTGGGGCTGATTATCGTCGCACCGGACACCAGCCCCCGTGGCGAAGGTGTGCCGGATGATCCGCAGGGCGCCTGGGATTTCGGTCTGGGTGCGGGCTTTTACCTGAATGCGACTCAAGAGCCTTGGGCCAAGCATTATCGGATGCACGATTATGTGGTGCAGGAATTGCCAGCGTTGGTAGAGGCTCATTTCCCGGCTTCGCAAAAGCGAGGCATCAGCGGGCACTCGATGGGCGGGCACGGGGCGTTGGTCTGTGCGCTGCGCAACCCGGGGCGCTATCAGTCGGTGTCAGCGTTTGCGCCGATCAGCAATCCCATGGACTGCCCGTGGGGGCAAAAGGCGTTCTCCCATTATTTGGGTGAGGAGCGTGCGCGCTGGCGTGAGTGGGATGCGAGTGTGTTGATGGCGGAGGCGCGTGAAAAGCTGCCGCTGTTGGTTGATCAAGGTGACCGGGATGATTTTTTGGCGGTTCAGCTCAAGCCTGAAGTGCTGCAACAGGCTGCCAGGATGGCCGACTACCCGTTGACCTTGCGCTTGCAGCCGGGCTACGACCATAGCTATTTCTTCATCGCCAGTTTTATCGACGACCACTTGCGTCATCACGCCAATGCGCTGAGTTGCTAA
- a CDS encoding S-(hydroxymethyl)glutathione dehydrogenase/class III alcohol dehydrogenase — protein sequence MIKSRAAVAFEAKKPLEIVEVDVAMPKAGEVLLRVVASGVCHTDAYTLSGADPEGIFPSILGHEGGAIVEAIGEGVTSVAVGDHVIPLYTPECRQCKFCLSGKTNLCQAIRATQGKGLMPDGTTRFSYKGQPIFHYMGTSTFSEYTVLPEISVAKIQKDAPLEKVCLLGCGVTTGIGAVLNTAKVKPGDTVAIFGLGGIGLSAIIGAVKAKAARIIAIDINPAKFEIARQLGATDCVNPKDFDRPIQEVIVDMTDGGVDFSFECIGNVHLMRAALECCHKGWGESVIIGVAGAGQEISTRPFQLVTGRVWRGSAFGGVRGRTELPSYVDMAQSGEIPLDTFITHTMGLEDINKAFDLMHEGKSIRAVIHF from the coding sequence ATGATCAAGTCACGTGCTGCCGTAGCGTTCGAGGCCAAAAAGCCGCTGGAAATCGTAGAAGTTGACGTTGCCATGCCCAAGGCTGGCGAAGTGCTGCTGCGGGTTGTGGCGTCGGGCGTTTGCCATACGGATGCCTACACCTTGTCGGGCGCTGACCCGGAAGGCATCTTCCCGTCGATCCTGGGCCACGAAGGCGGCGCTATCGTCGAGGCAATCGGCGAGGGCGTGACCTCGGTTGCTGTCGGTGATCACGTGATCCCTCTGTACACGCCTGAGTGTCGCCAGTGCAAATTCTGCCTGTCTGGCAAAACCAACCTGTGTCAGGCGATTCGCGCTACCCAGGGTAAAGGCCTGATGCCAGACGGTACTACGCGCTTCTCCTACAAGGGGCAGCCGATTTTCCATTACATGGGGACTTCGACCTTCTCGGAGTACACCGTACTGCCGGAAATATCGGTGGCGAAAATTCAGAAAGATGCACCACTGGAGAAGGTTTGCCTGCTGGGTTGCGGCGTGACCACTGGTATTGGTGCGGTGCTCAATACGGCCAAGGTCAAGCCGGGTGACACGGTGGCCATCTTCGGTCTGGGCGGCATTGGTCTGTCTGCGATAATCGGCGCGGTTAAAGCCAAGGCGGCGCGCATCATTGCCATCGACATCAACCCGGCCAAGTTTGAAATCGCCCGGCAGTTAGGTGCCACTGATTGCGTGAACCCGAAAGACTTCGATCGTCCGATTCAGGAAGTGATCGTCGACATGACCGACGGCGGTGTCGACTTCTCCTTTGAGTGCATCGGCAATGTGCACCTGATGCGTGCGGCACTGGAGTGCTGCCACAAGGGTTGGGGCGAGTCCGTGATCATCGGTGTGGCCGGTGCCGGTCAGGAAATCTCCACCCGTCCGTTCCAGCTAGTGACCGGTCGCGTCTGGCGCGGTTCGGCATTTGGCGGCGTGCGCGGTCGTACTGAGTTGCCAAGCTATGTCGACATGGCGCAAAGCGGCGAGATCCCGCTGGATACCTTCATCACCCACACCATGGGCCTGGAAGATATCAACAAGGCATTTGACCTGATGCACGAAGGCAAAAGCATCCGTGCGGTCATCCACTTCTGA
- a CDS encoding LysR substrate-binding domain-containing protein: MNENRWEGIDEFVAVAECSQFTAAAERLGVSSSHISRQVARLEERLQTRLFYRSTRKVTLTEAGQTFLQHCQRLQDGREEALRAVGDLASEPKGMLRMTCAVAYGERFIVPLVTRFMGLYPQLRVDIELSNRPLDLVHESLDLAIRLGRLQDSRLVATRLAPRRMYVCASPSYLEHYGRPHSLSELSRHNCLIGSSDLWQLQQDGREFSQRVQGNWRCNSGQAVLDAALQGVGLCQLPDYYVLEHLKTGALVSLLDTHQPPNTAVWALYPQQRHLSPKVRKLVDYLKEGLARREEYQG, encoded by the coding sequence GTGAATGAAAACCGCTGGGAAGGCATAGACGAGTTTGTGGCCGTGGCCGAGTGCAGCCAATTCACTGCAGCGGCGGAACGCCTAGGGGTTTCATCGTCACACATCAGTCGCCAGGTGGCCCGCCTCGAAGAGCGCCTGCAAACCCGCCTGTTCTATCGCAGTACCCGAAAGGTGACGCTGACCGAAGCCGGGCAAACCTTTTTACAACATTGCCAGCGCCTGCAAGACGGACGCGAAGAAGCACTTCGAGCGGTCGGTGATCTGGCCAGCGAACCCAAAGGCATGCTACGCATGACCTGTGCGGTGGCCTATGGCGAGCGTTTTATCGTGCCGCTGGTTACGCGCTTTATGGGGCTGTATCCGCAGTTACGGGTCGATATAGAACTCAGCAATCGACCGCTGGACCTGGTGCATGAAAGCCTGGATCTGGCTATTCGGCTGGGGCGCTTGCAGGACTCAAGGCTGGTGGCCACGCGGCTCGCGCCCAGACGCATGTATGTCTGCGCGTCGCCTTCTTATCTGGAACATTATGGCCGCCCTCACAGCCTGTCGGAGCTGAGTCGACATAACTGTTTGATTGGCAGCTCGGATCTATGGCAATTGCAGCAGGACGGGCGAGAATTTTCGCAAAGGGTGCAAGGTAATTGGCGCTGCAACAGCGGGCAGGCGGTATTGGACGCAGCACTCCAAGGTGTAGGGCTTTGTCAGTTACCGGACTATTACGTGCTTGAGCATCTGAAGACCGGGGCACTGGTGTCTTTGCTCGACACCCACCAGCCGCCCAACACTGCGGTTTGGGCGCTATACCCGCAACAGCGGCATTTATCGCCCAAAGTCAGAAAGCTGGTGGATTATCTGAAGGAAGGTTTGGCCAGACGGGAGGAGTATCAGGGGTGA